A stretch of DNA from Apis cerana isolate GH-2021 linkage group LG8, AcerK_1.0, whole genome shotgun sequence:
ttgtattctttaatattaagttaaaaattaattatatatgtatacatatataaacagaAATTTAAGCGCACATTGTATGTTCAAAGAATTTCTATGTACCTGTAACTATGTTATTATTTGTGCAGAATGTTTCTAATAacgcataattttttaattatataaaaattatatagaaatatatttttttttaaatatatattcttaaaattttatatgcatgtaaaatacttttcatattgttaatattttcaatatattgataatatttacataattttttatttcaattatacatattatacatattataccaTTTGatcaattatgataattaatctggattgttatatatttttagaaacacTCTGTATGTTCATAAAtagtacataatttttattaaaattgttctgctaaataatatattgtttaataaagaagaaaaaaaaagcaaaatagtCCAAAGATAATACACTGTTTTTTAGAgcttataagaaatttattattgtataattataattatatgtagttcatcattttaaattataatataatttaaaatgaattgtctaattaaattacattattgttaaaaaaagatatacgtatattgttactattttataaatatatcacttgtataaacaaattacaataacaaaaaattaaagtaactcttgctttctatttcttttatcttattcaatgatactaatatttaaattttgtatatatatttatgtattatacttcaaaaatgaattttgtttctatcatacattatatataagtacattcatttgtttatatatgaatttagtTTGACATTTTGTATGTTCATATTATGAATCTATatcagtattttaaaattttgcatttaaataaaattaagaaataaacatctttgaatatatatttataaaaaatagaaagaaaagttacatgttttgatattttttaaatttaaataaaaaattttaattaattagaaaataatttattgtacttttttattataaattgattatattatacttttaatagatatattatttctggTGTGATAGACAGTATACaactattgatttaaatattttttagtcaaaataatttcattgtcAATTATCTAATGGCAGAAAATCAAAGATTTATACCAGGTCCTCCACAATTGCCTCCTTTATATAAaggacagaaaataaaaacggTGAGTACTAAATTATAACTTACATTtacatgtttatttattaattataataataatatatttattatatattatatagtaaattaatatattgtaattaatttattgataacatGTTTAGGGtccatatattattacagtCACTGATGAAATGGTTGcgcaaagagaaagagaaaatgaacAATTATATAGAGCTTGGCGCGAGCAACAACGAAGAAGAGACATAGAAGATGATGAGTATATGGGCGATTTTAAAGAAGACACAGTGAGAAGAACTTTTATTAGAAAAGTTTTCTGTATATTAACACTTCAATTGTTATTTACATCTGGTGTCATagcaatttttctattcgtgtaagcattataatttaataatgttctCGTAATAtcactttaataaattgatgtaatgaattatgttattttaataactgtATTGCAGGGACTCtgcaagaaaatttatgataattcatTGGTATTTGTGGATTGTAGCTATGTACGTAAATTTTGCAACTacttagatatattatttagtgcATAATGCAGTATTTTATTAGGATATGCTTCGCTATTTCTTTTTGTGCCATATCGTTTTTTGAGGGAGCTAGGCGATCTCCACCTTTCAATTATTTGTGGCTATGTGTATTGGTAAggtttttaattgtattaaaaccTTATTGattgaatgtttttattattaacattcaatactaaaaaaaaaatactatttccaGACAATTGCTATGTCATATCTAGCTGCTTTTGTATCTGCcttttatgaaattgaaataattttgatggcATTAGGTATGACAACATTAATTACATTAGGAATAAGTCTCATTGCAACATTTACTAAGGTACTTTcaacttcaaaattttacatatgaaataataaagaaataaaaataacataaataatcttACAGTTTGATTTAACCATGAGAACAGGAATATTGTTCATTATTGGATTGGCTGCTattgtatcaatttttgtgtTGATAATAACCTTGATGTTTACATACATTAGATTATTACATATCCTGATTTCAATTATAGGAATGGCCTTATTATCAacagttaatatatattttgaaagaattatttaattcaagtat
This window harbors:
- the LOC107996675 gene encoding protein lifeguard 2-like, yielding MAENQRFIPGPPQLPPLYKGQKIKTGPYIITVTDEMVAQRERENEQLYRAWREQQRRRDIEDDEYMGDFKEDTVRRTFIRKVFCILTLQLLFTSGVIAIFLFVDSARKFMIIHWYLWIVAMICFAISFCAISFFEGARRSPPFNYLWLCVLTIAMSYLAAFVSAFYEIEIILMALGMTTLITLGISLIATFTKFDLTMRTGILFIIGLAAIVSIFVLIITLMFTYIRLLHILISIIGMALLSTYLFFDIQTIMGGRRIELNPDEVIFATAQIYVDIVLLYQYILMFMARAVLHYVSEGKVLDMQMINVPHRYTGRGLARLLTETAFTYVILNNYYMYLTCEYMQKYYLAIKNPDLEEYVVGPPHILEGPDSKSLDPNIIYELPDPEDFLIYSS